A DNA window from Halanaerobium saccharolyticum subsp. saccharolyticum DSM 6643 contains the following coding sequences:
- a CDS encoding ADP-ribosylglycohydrolase family protein, which yields MQSKRKDLVKSVMIADALSFGSHWVYDTEKLADNYSGIIKKYTTPMSKFHESKKAGDLSHYGEQAFALLQSISDHQGFDLKEFRDDWVEYLENNEMYMDHAMKDSLEKFKGSDTLIGAENVELGGISRSLSVFIEEEISKKEFLDLIHLTHNGEVVDQTAEFVFNVIQEVLAGKDYKKAIEDNKGINQFVEESFKKIGSKGKIVANADDRGQGCSIKQGFPIVLDVLWNADNILEALTLNIMAGGDTSARAMVIAAVISAAEGLNSIPEKLTTGFNKSAAVNELLAQN from the coding sequence ATGCAATCTAAAAGAAAAGACTTAGTAAAGTCAGTTATGATAGCAGATGCACTTTCATTCGGATCTCACTGGGTATATGATACAGAAAAGCTTGCAGATAACTATTCAGGAATTATTAAGAAATACACTACTCCGATGTCTAAGTTCCACGAGAGTAAAAAAGCAGGAGATTTATCTCACTATGGAGAGCAGGCCTTTGCTCTGCTGCAGTCCATTTCTGATCATCAGGGCTTTGACCTAAAAGAGTTTAGAGATGACTGGGTTGAGTATCTGGAAAACAATGAAATGTATATGGATCATGCAATGAAAGATTCATTGGAGAAGTTTAAGGGTTCAGACACTCTGATAGGAGCTGAAAATGTTGAATTGGGAGGGATTTCTCGCAGCTTATCTGTATTTATAGAAGAAGAAATTTCAAAAAAGGAATTTTTAGATTTGATTCATTTAACTCATAATGGAGAAGTTGTTGATCAAACAGCAGAATTTGTCTTTAATGTTATTCAGGAAGTGCTGGCAGGTAAAGATTATAAAAAAGCGATTGAAGATAATAAAGGAATTAATCAATTTGTTGAAGAAAGTTTTAAAAAGATAGGTTCTAAAGGTAAAATTGTGGCTAACGCAGATGATCGAGGTCAGGGCTGCTCAATTAAACAGGGCTTTCCAATTGTTTTAGATGTCTTGTGGAATGCTGATAATATCCTGGAAGCTCTTACACTTAATATTATGGCAGGTGGAGATACTTCAGCCAGAGCTATGGTAATTGCTGCAGTAATATCAGCAGCTGAGGGATTGAATTCTATACCAGAAAAATTGACTACTGGTTTTAATAAATCAGCAGCAGTTAATGAATTGCTGGCACAAAATTAA
- a CDS encoding ABC transporter permease translates to MNKILNNNQNKTKIDHKKNTLWKNKLSNLYQNKLALTAGIIIIILYLLAIFAPFFAPYNPTTNFKDKFFHPPTKIHFSDQNGLRTPYIYKTEVKAGWAEYEINKDKKYSLKFFDKGDSYQFLGLFESDIHLLGVEGDLPLFILGSDNYGRDLFSRILYGGRVSLFIGFVAIFITTFIGLIMGGISGYYGGFVDSIIMRAVEVIMSIPSFYLLLALAAVLPLDVSSSFRFFLIVSILAFQGWAGMARVIRGMVLSTKSEDYVKAAEAIGADDKRIILKHILPSTATYVIIRATVAIPGYIIMESGLSFIGLGIQEPSASWGNMLSAAQNITKISDFPWLLLPGLFIFITVLSYNILGDGLREALDPKY, encoded by the coding sequence ATGAATAAAATTTTAAATAATAACCAAAACAAAACTAAAATTGATCATAAAAAAAACACACTGTGGAAAAATAAATTATCAAATTTATATCAGAATAAACTTGCTCTAACTGCAGGAATTATAATTATTATACTTTATCTCCTGGCTATCTTTGCTCCATTTTTTGCTCCTTATAATCCAACTACAAATTTTAAAGATAAATTTTTTCATCCACCAACAAAAATACATTTTAGTGATCAAAATGGTTTGAGGACTCCCTATATTTATAAAACAGAAGTTAAAGCAGGTTGGGCAGAATATGAAATTAATAAAGATAAAAAATATTCACTTAAGTTTTTTGATAAGGGCGATAGCTATCAATTTTTAGGTCTTTTTGAAAGCGATATTCATCTTTTAGGAGTCGAAGGTGATCTACCTTTATTTATTTTAGGTAGTGATAATTATGGTAGAGATTTATTTAGCAGAATCTTGTATGGGGGCAGAGTGTCTTTATTTATAGGCTTTGTTGCTATTTTTATTACTACTTTTATTGGCCTAATTATGGGAGGGATTTCTGGTTATTACGGTGGTTTTGTAGATTCAATTATTATGAGAGCTGTGGAAGTTATCATGTCTATTCCAAGTTTTTATTTGCTGCTGGCATTAGCTGCGGTATTACCACTTGATGTCTCTTCTTCTTTTCGTTTTTTTCTAATAGTATCAATTTTAGCATTTCAGGGTTGGGCTGGAATGGCCAGAGTAATCAGAGGTATGGTTTTATCTACCAAAAGTGAAGACTATGTAAAAGCTGCTGAGGCTATTGGAGCCGATGATAAAAGAATTATTTTAAAGCATATTCTTCCCTCAACAGCCACTTATGTTATTATCAGAGCTACTGTTGCTATACCAGGCTATATAATTATGGAAAGCGGCTTAAGTTTTATTGGACTAGGAATTCAAGAACCATCAGCAAGCTGGGGAAATATGTTGAGTGCCGCCCAAAACATAACAAAAATTTCTGATTTCCCCTGGTTATTATTACCTGGTTTATTTATTTTTATTACTGTTTTAAGTTACAATATTTTAGGTGATGGTTTAAGGGAAGCACTAGATCCTAAATATTAA
- a CDS encoding ABC transporter permease, with protein MKDYIIRRILIVIPLLLAISILSFFIMQLSPGSYLDEMRLNPAISEDLINEMEADFGLNKNIFMQYFSWLGQIMQGNLGESFTYRVPVSQIIGSRLLNTLLLSVAAMLISWGISIPVGIYSATHRYSLLDNIFSIFAFIGLSIPNFFFALLLLFSIVKFNLPLPINGMTSIMYDYLTPIEKVIDILKHLLVPAVVLGTAGTASLMRQMRGQMLDVINKDYIRTARAKGLKERVVINKHAFRNAINPMITIFGFQLSSLFSGAALTEIVTGWPGLGKMMLTAVRSKDLYLAMAGMMMGSLMLIIGNLAADILLALNDPRIKYN; from the coding sequence ATGAAAGATTATATAATTAGACGGATTTTGATTGTAATTCCTTTACTTTTGGCAATCTCTATTTTATCATTTTTTATTATGCAGCTCTCTCCTGGCAGTTATCTGGATGAAATGAGGTTAAATCCTGCTATTTCAGAAGACTTAATTAATGAAATGGAAGCTGATTTTGGTTTAAACAAAAATATATTTATGCAGTATTTTTCCTGGTTAGGGCAGATAATGCAGGGGAATCTTGGCGAATCTTTTACCTATAGAGTCCCAGTCAGCCAGATAATTGGCAGCCGTTTATTAAATACATTACTTTTATCAGTTGCTGCCATGTTAATCAGTTGGGGTATTTCTATACCTGTTGGTATTTATTCTGCTACCCACCGCTACAGCTTATTAGATAATATATTTAGTATATTTGCTTTTATTGGATTATCTATACCAAATTTTTTCTTTGCTCTACTGCTTCTTTTTTCTATAGTCAAATTTAATCTACCCTTGCCAATTAATGGTATGACAAGTATTATGTATGATTATTTAACACCTATTGAAAAAGTTATTGATATCTTAAAACATCTTTTAGTACCGGCTGTAGTCCTAGGAACTGCAGGAACAGCTTCCCTAATGCGGCAGATGCGTGGGCAAATGCTTGATGTGATCAATAAGGACTATATTAGAACAGCAAGAGCTAAGGGCCTTAAAGAAAGAGTAGTAATTAATAAGCATGCTTTTCGTAATGCTATTAATCCAATGATCACAATTTTTGGCTTTCAGCTCAGTTCTTTATTCAGTGGTGCTGCTTTAACTGAAATTGTAACAGGCTGGCCCGGGCTTGGAAAAATGATGCTGACTGCAGTTAGGTCTAAAGATTTATATCTTGCAATGGCAGGGATGATGATGGGAAGTTTAATGCTGATTATTGGTAATTTAGCTGCAGATATTCTACTTGCCTTAAATGATCCCCGAATAAAATATAATTAA